The following is a genomic window from Microtus pennsylvanicus isolate mMicPen1 chromosome 3, mMicPen1.hap1, whole genome shotgun sequence.
TGTTAAAGACAGGGATATCTGGGTTATTTAAGACGGGTAACCCACAGACCTGGAAAAGCTACTAAGCTCAAGTGGTTCTGTGAGCATGGGTAGGAATGTGTAAACTACGTGGGGACAGTAGAATAAAGCACGTAACCAAGGACAACCTCAGTAAGGATGCCATCACAGCTGTTCAGCTCTAAAGCCCACAGCCTCTCAAGCAAACTCGGGGGCAAGACACTCTCAACGCTGTTTTCTCCTCCCCACAAACCCAGAGGCCACCAAGCATGCAGATCAGAGCGGCCAGATGTGATATGCAAGTTGGCATTTGGGGCTTAGGGAACTTCTGACTTTTGATAAACTTTCGTAGATCTGGTTTCTCCTCCAGGCGGGTCTGTAGATTCAAGAACTCCCGGTAGCGGCGGTTCACGGTGTGGTAGGCCAGCTGCTGTAGGCCGCTGCTGTTCTCACCATTAAGGGCTGTCTCATACTGTGGAAGGAACAGAATTATCAATGAAATCAGGGGGCTTGGGAAATTATTCAATGGTCACAGTAGAGCACTAGTAAAGGGAGAAGGCTGCTCCTTTATGCTGCTGAGCCTTCTGCATCTGACCGCCACCCTCAGTTGTAACTAACGACCCAAACTCCAAGGTGGTCAAATGAGCTGTACTTCCCAGCACCCCTTGTTTGGTCAGAAATACTTTTCACTGTTCTTTCCATTACTTCTATCCAAAACTTTTCACCCCCAAAGTAGCTATGTAAAGTTTTTAAATCCTAAAGACATTATAAAACAGAAGTCATAATACCTTCAAAAGGGACTACTACTAAATTACAGGAGTGACCTCATCAGGAGCAAATCACTTTGCCATCACACCCAGTCACTAACGCTTGTTTGGGGGAAGAATCAGCAAACCCAAACAGATAACCTTAAGACATGTCTTTgcctgaaatgttttcttttttgttgcctTGAGCAGATTAATCTTTCTAATTGTTATTCCTGGAGTTGAACTAAAATTCTTTGTCTTAGGTATATATTAGCTGTATCATTAGACATCCCATAGTGACTGGAAATGTTCTGAGGGCAGTCTACTGCCTTCATGCGTCACATGGGAGAcgacacacacagcacacgccTAGGAAAGGAAGCACCTGAGTAGCATGGAAGCTACGACACAGGGGAAGATTCTGTGACAAAGGAGTTAAGATGCAGAGCTGCTGTGAGCCTGTGCTTGTTCCTAGCAGAAACTGATTACTCTCTGACTGAAATATTATAGGATGGCAAgtgatttaaaatatcaaaaccaAAAACGATCTCCTTGTTGAAAGTTCTTGAGCTGGTGTTTAAACATTTGAGAGCTAGAGAGAACGAGAAATCCACTACAGCTGCGGTAAGCATGGAAGTCTTGGAAGTCAAGTACTGAGAAGAAAAAACGGGTAGAATTCAGGACAGAGCTTCCAAGCTTGGAGCACCTAGGAGCTAGGATGCTTTCTGTGGAATATTCTACCCTTGGGGACAACTTGAATTTTCTGGTAATAAGGAAAAACTGTTCTCTGCTATTAGTCCATGAATATGTCATAAGAAGAAGATGAAATAGCCAGAATCTAGCATTGCTATGTGAGCACGGGGCATGCCAGAGTGATACCTAGAATTAGGGGAACAACACGGTAGGTAACTGGTTGACAGTCGCCAGTTACTCATGACCAGATGTCTGTGTTTCCAAATGATACCTGTTCTATAAAGACCATGTGACTGATGTCACTGCAATGAGTGCAAAGGTGCATCTAATTAGGGTCACCGTCTTAACTTTAAATGTCATGTGACTTTTAAAATGCCAGGTCATCCTGCAGCTCATTCAGCAGGCCCTGCCCACTTCATTGGCTTGGACTTCCCCAGGAGTGTGTATCTAgccctgtgtggtggtggtgcttggACATACCAGTACAAGGCTGGTGAGCTTCACAGAAATTCCAGAAGGCAGGTAAAGTCAACCAGTGCCTCCCACCAAGAAACTTTCTAAACTTCTTcttcctaatttctttctttacaaaaTACTAGTatcttttgcatttttattatagaAAGGTAGAACAAATATTTACATCAGAAGGTGGCAGGTTCCTTATTCCTGAGGTATTTAAGCACAGACTTGGGAACAACTATGCAGAGAAGATACAAGGAAAGTTGACTAGAGTCACAGATGTCCCCTTAAGCCAGGCTGTGGACCAATGTGTTGACTgaaaagtttcatttaaaaaacaaacatgggGGAATGGAGAAgaacccttgctgctcttgcagacaacCAGGGATtgtttcccagcactcacatggcaactTACATTTTGTTTGCAACTGCAATTTTAGGGGATCTAGAcccctcttctcacctccacaggcatcaggTACACAATGCATttacatacacgcaggcaaaatacatacatgaaataaaaataagtaaatctttttttaaaaaaatgtagaatcTTGGGATTCATTCTTAGAAATTCTCATTCAGAATCTATCTGCCTATCAGaatcaatttatttaaaaaggagCCCAGGTGATTCTGAGGTGAAACCAGCTTGGAGAACCAACAAAAAAATCTGAACTGCAGTACTCTAACACTGAGCTTCTAGGATTGTTTGTACGGCTATGGAGTAAGAGCCTGCTCTGCCTTCCAACTTAGCCACGCGCCAGCCACCCATGTGTTTAATTAAACACAGGCTACTCTTATCTGCCCTTGCAGCATTCTGTTTACCGACTCGCCTCTGTACAGTCGTTCCCAGAGTGAATGACCACAGCCGTAGTTGTGTTACCTTCACAGTGTACAGCGTGTATGGGTGGAATCCAGTACCACTGTGCTCTCGGGCGGTGATGGTGCCAGTGATTCGAAGGTTCTGGATGACAACTGGGCCATCGGGACTGCTCAGGGGCTCAAAACTGAAGGTGGCTGAGCTGAGAGGAccagggggagaggaggaaagtgGAACTGGTGGCAGGGTAGGATCAAGGGAGCTCACACCACTGGTGAGATCCTTTTCCAAGCATGAAGGTCTTGGGGGGCAGGGTTTTTCTGGCTCCTCTAATAAAGTCGTAAGAGAGGTGACATCTCCTTGCTCTACCTCCTTGTCTGCTGTGTCAATCTGGATCTCTGGGCAGTTCAGCATGGAGACCAGTAGGCCCGTGTCTGTTTCTGTTCCTGGAGCTTCCTCAGCTTCGGATCCTTCCAGACCTTCAGTTCCCTCACCATCCTTAGGCTCCAGGGCCCGGGAATCCTCTAGTGCACACAGAGCATCCTGAATCCTGTCAGAGAGGAAGTTGCCTGGGGTCATTAGCATGATGGTTTCTTTGCCCAGTTCACACAGTGGTGACTCCAGCTCCGAGTCTTCGCATAAGAACAAGGGGCCTCGAATATCTGGCTGTAGAAAATGGGATGAGTTATTTCCTATTCTTCTTTCTTCAAGCATCCCAGACAAATCTCCCTCTGCAGCTTCATGACCTTCTTCGACCTCTGGGGAGGGGGCTGGCTCGCTGCAGGTTAAGTGTACTGGAGAAGGTGCTTTTCCTGTGGGCAGACTCTCTACTTCAACAACCAGTGGCAGAGAGGTGGGCACTGACGGCTGCTCTAGGACACTGCCTGAGCCCAGGGGTTTGGTTCCTTGGGCTGCATCGTGTCTATACTTGGAAAAGATACTCACAAGTATAAGGTGGATCCAGTCAGGATCTGATAGCTTACTGATCAGTGGTAAGATCACATTGCAAGTGACGAGTTCGACTACTACGTGGCGTCCAGTCCTGGTCTCCAGGTGGGGCTTGGGCACTAACTCTTTAAGTAACAAATTCACAATGCCACGTGCATAGGTGACCTCAGTGGTAGGGCTGTGTAAGGCAGGATGGGGAGGAGTGGCCTGGCAGTAAGCATCCCACAGCTGGGAGGGCTGAACTGAACAGCTCTGCTCCCTGGCTGCGGCCTCCTTGGCCTGAATATAGCTCTGCAGGTGACAACCACAGAGAGTGAGAACCCTCTGTGTAAGAGCCTGTCTGTCCGCTCTGCTCATCCGCCTTCGAAGCTCCTGAACCAACCCCTTCATGGCTGCCTCCATTTCCGCCTCGAATGCTGGCTCCTGGCTCACTGAACGATACCAGGATAACACAAAATCTCGGATTATCATCTGGATGGTGCAGTTAATCTCCTGTTCCAGCTGCCTTTCTGCCTCGGGGCATGGAGGACAGGCGGTGACCGTGATGAACCGCTCCAGGTGCAATTGACCTGAAGCCCCTGCAACGGCACTGGCGCCTAGCCAACCTCCCAGCACCACCAACGATGCGCACAGAAGGATCAGAAGCCACATGTTGACCAGAAGGTGGATGACAAGTAGCCAGCCCAGCAAGACCCCCACAACCATCAGCTTCCGACTACTCCATAGATTACCGAAGCCACAGCTGGACTCTGGGGTAGTCTCCTGGGTAGGGGACACTGTTTCTGCCTTCATGGCTCAAAGAACAGATGGTTTCCACAAATGACAGCCACCTATTTCACTTTGGTGACAGGAGTGAGAGCATGAATTGTCCCAGAAAAAGAACAAGTCCGGGTGCTATTGAGTGAACTCCGCACCCTGGGCACTACAGGCACTGCAAAGCGACGGAGACAGCCCTGCTTCTCCCGCTCGCTTCTGTCACCAGAGCCCACCGAGTAGTCTCTTCCCATCGAGGTGAGGAGAACTTGACCGCCTTCATCACGGCCCAGGCGGAGAGTCTCTTCGCAGCCCCGCGCGGCCCACGGACACTTACGAACGCCGAAGCGGCCGGCAGATCGGGTCACATGTTGCCGGGGGTCGCGTgcctggactgagctcctgtcCGGAGCGGACTCATTGGGGGTTCCTTCCGACTGCCGCGGTCAGCAGCCACAGCCAGCCCCGGCAGCCCGGGCAACTGCTTTCCGCAGCCCCAAAGCGGTCAAAGCCGTCAGCCGGCCGCCAGCCGGCGACAGCTTCCGGGTCGTGGCCTGCGGGAGCGGGGTACGCTGGGAGAGCGGCACGGTGGATGCGCGCTACCTGCGCCCCCTGCTGGTGAGGAGCCGTGGTGCCGGCGGGCGCGCACTGGAGTCCGCGGGCCTGAAACCCAGTCTTCAGAACTCGCCCAGGCTCTGAAAAGTGTTGTGTGTAAATATCCCTAGCCTCCGAGGTAAACTTTCACTAATCCAATTTGTTTTAATTCCCTGGGACGCATATTTTTAGTAGCTTCATGGATTTTTGACCTCCCTGTTTCCTCCGGAAATCATTACTTTCGCCCTCTCCTATACACACCGCCCTTAAGTCCTTAAGAGCCCCATTTGTTCTCCGGAGTTGTAAAAGGTAAATATCAAGTCATATTTGTGATGTGGAGTAGGTTTCTAGTGAGCATTTTCTATGTTCAGTTACTGGATTGGAGAATGGGTTCTTATAAACCTTGCAGTTAATTGGGGGAAATGAGTTTGTTTGACATAAATGGATCTTCACTAAAGCCAGTCTGTATGGGACATAGTGAAATGCAAAATCCTGAGTGTGTTCAGGAGCAATTTCAGAGAATCGCAGTACTTAAAGGGAGCCTATGGAGAAAATAGCCTTTGTACTGAATCTTGAAGGAGGagaattttctttctgtcccttccgCGAGGCAGAGCTAGAGATGTAGTTTTTAGGTTATCCTCGAACGCACTTGGTTTGGGATATGCCTATGATTTTGTTCAGCTTTGAATTCATCTGTCAGTTGTCTACTCAAAAAGAGTGCCCTACAAAGAGAGTCAGTATCTGAAGGCGGTGGGACCGACCGTGTGTAGAAGTGTTTATATCTGTTTTGTATGGAGTCTGTATAGGTCTCCAACTTGGTCCTTAGGAACCGTGTCTGCAATATGATTCTCCTTTCTTTTGGGGACAGATGAATGTCATTTGCACAGTCCTTTGTCATTTTGTcctctgtcaggagccatttaCTTCCAAGAAGCTTGAAGGAATCTTCAGGCAAATTCTAACCAAAACACCCTATATTACTAGAGGCATATTATAGCTACCTTTGCCTTTTTCATCTTCCCCTCTGGTGTTGAGGCAATGATTTCACTTGAATGCAAAAGAAACCATCATTTGCAATTGGATGTAGTTGATGGTGTATCACTTCTAAGACCTACAATATAATTTAGGACCAACTTGTCCACTAAACAGGCGAGGCAATCTGTGAAATCAAAAACCACTGGTCCCTGTTTCTCTGGTGAATGTCACTTTGCTGCCACCATCCTCCCAATGGAAGAGGACATGAGAATGGCATATAACTCCTTATGCCCTCCCAACCCATTCTTTTGTTCTTGGGAAGAGCTGCTTGACAGTAATGTTCTGAAGAAATAAATATCCCTGTTGCCTCGCTGAGAATTACAGCAGAAAGTTAAATGCTGGAGGAACCGAAGATGCCACTTAAGACTTCACTGTGAAGCTCGGAGAATGAGTTCCTATTATCACAATATGGGGAGTGCAGGGCAGTAAGGAACTGACCTTGGAAGTGGGCGTTATGCCACCTGACCAGATGGTCTGGAGTACTGAGGGAGCCAAGAGTGTCTTCCTGATTCTGAAGCAGATTTGATGGACATGCCAAAGCACTTGTCATTTGGATGGCTATGAGCTTCTGCCCGGGGATTTGGGACAGATCTTAGTCTCCAAGCAGATTAATCATTGGGAGGAGGTGAGAGTCATGCTTAGTATAGAACAGTATGTGCACGAGACAGGGGAGGGTGACTAGCCACTTATCTCCCCTGcgtcttttcttccctttctacttACTATTTCTCAGACACAGTGCTAGAGTGTTAGGAATGAGAAGACAGATACCATTCATTCACCTAAAGGAATCTCCAGTCTAACCAAAGGAGAGGTTCATTAAAGAGGAATGCATTCAAACATGATGTCATGCTTAAGGTGACGAGACATGACAGTTGCCATAGAAGAGAGTTCAATAAACTGCAAACACAAAGGGTCGGTAGCCACCCGGCACATAGGGTGGTTCATAGATGTTTACCCCTAAATTTGCAAACAGAAAAGAGGTCAACATGTTTTAGGGAAATGTAGACCAGAAAGAATGGGGGCATATGGGGGAGGTCTTTTAGTACCATGAGAGCAAAAGGCACTGTGGCAAGAGGCCAGGTTGAAACAAGTCCATACCGTTCCCCACATTTCTCTTAAACACAGAAGACAAGATAGGTTTGATGTTGTGGGCTTGTATTAAAAGAAACTTGGGAGCCCGAGGCAGCTGGGTGGAAAGGTCTACCTGGGCTACAAGAGTGAGCTCAGGGGCAGCCTGAGCAACTTACTTAAACCCTATTCAAACATAAAGAAACAACGCTGCAAATCTAGGAGCTGTTCCGTGGGCAAATGTTGTCAAGCGTCTTGCTTGAATGAAGGCCTTGCATTCAATCTCTGGCACTATaaacacaaacaagaacaatAATCAAGAAGATAAGGGAACTTACTGGAGATAATTCCGATAATAGTACAGAAGAGTTCAGAAGGGATAATGGCATAGAATTATTGCTGGAAAACAGGAAGTGGTGAAATTCACATAAAGGAAATAGAGGGTTGGAGGAATTAGCTGAGATCACCAGGCATGAGTCTGTAGTTTCGTTAATATTTATTGTTCAGTTGTTTTCTCACAGGATGTATGATTTGGATATGTCACCATGTTGAGATTTTGAgaatagataaagagaaatggCAAGTGGTTAGAACCTCAACACCCTGAGAAGTGGAGCgctaaaattaaaaaccataCTATCCAGGTGCATGGGAAACGAAATAAAGCCATCGGATGGACATTTGGTCGGAAGAACATGCTTGAATATAGTAGGAAAAGTGTATATGTGAACCAGAAAAAGGCTCCGATAGGCTGGCGATCCGTCTACTGGAGTTTCTTATTACTGACTTGTCAAGTTGCCATGAGCCTCGTGGCTAGCAGCATCACAATTTATTCTCAGGCACTTTGGGAAGTGAGCAGCCTCAAATGGGTTGGCAGAACTGTGCTCctcctggaggccagaagcaaGAATGTGCTTTCTAGTCCTTCCCAGTGTCTAGGCAACACCTGTGCTCTCTGGCTCCTGGCCCTACATTCCTGCTACCTCCACTCCTCGGCATCTGCCGTCACATATCTCTCCTACCTCTGAACCTCCTCTCCTGCCTTTACATGAGGACCTTTGTGATTGCATCAGACCCTCTCTTATATTTCAGAGCTCTCTTCCCATCCCGAGGTCTTCCCATCCCTTCACCACACCTACAAAGTCTCTTTGACCAAGTAAAGCAAAATGTTCTCAGGATGCATATGTCAGCAAGGAGAATCTCCTAGAAGACACTGGCTGGGGCAGAGCTAAAGTGTATATAGATGAAAGCTTTTGATAGGTAAGACTGAATGCAGGCAAATAATGGGTTTATTaagtaaaatatgaataaattattaggaatttggaatcctttttttaaagataaggtaTCAAACCCACTTTAGAGCCCACAAACTTGTGATGTTGGTGCCTATACCTCTCAAAtacagggattaaaggttgtACCATAGTGTCTGGGTGAGTCTGGGTTTATAAGCAGTGTGATCTGGCGAGGCTTGAAGTCGTCGATTTTAGGATAGAGAGGATTGAGAATGTCGTTACACAATTTACTAATAAACACTCATGACCAGAATGTTGCAGATGTTGTAGAAAGTGGAGATGTTAGTGCCGGTGGAGACATAAACAACTTCTTGTAAATTTCAAAGTCAACTGCCTAAAAGAGGCCATGAAAGCCTGGGTGTTGTCCTGGTTCTACCTTGAATGCTGTGTTGGAGAATAAAtggccaccagagggcagcaACGAGTGCGGTTGCCTTGGAAATTGCATCTTAGCCATACATCCTACAAGGACTGGCATAGAAACTGAGAATTTAAAAATGGACTTTAGGCAACTTCTCTTCAGGAATTCACATCTAATGTAAAGATGTGTAATTTTTTTACACTGATACAGTGTAAAATTACTACAGTGGAAATATGTCAAAATATGGGAATGAGGTGGATTAAGGGGATTTACGGAGATGTGGCTTTAGAGCTGGCCTTGAAAGACAGATAAAACTTCCCAGGAAGGCAAGAGGGAACAAGTCATCAGAAGAACGCGAAGGACACCTAATTCTTTGTAAGTTTGCTAGGACTCACAAGAAAACATAACAGACTAAGTCTTTTCAACATTGGAATTTGGTTCTTAATAATTCTAGACACTGAAAGGGCAAAGTCAAGGTGCTGACATGGTTGGCTCTTCTGAGGGTCTCTTGTTGGTTTGAAGGTAATAAGCGTTTTATTGTCTCTTCACAGACTGCTTGGGCATTCCTGAGTATGCTGAGTTTTCCTATTATGATCTTGTTTAGCTTTAATTACCACCTAAACATCCAGTCTCCAAACACCGCTTCACTCTGAAATATACTAAACAGTGTAGCTGTACAATTTGATTTTTGAAAGGATGCAATTTGATCCTTAACACTTCCTTTCTACCTAGAGgttatatgaatgtgtgtgtttcaattATCAGGATACTGAGTGGAGGCGAATAGCTCTGATAGTTTCcaacatttcttttaatttcctaAGATACAGCTCTGGAATTAACTTCTGTGTCTGGCTCCACAGACTACTAGGCGCTCTGGTAGGTGCTCCCACTGCAGAACATGCTAGgcactgaaggaaaaacactgtGGCAGATTGATGGCTAAATAAGAAGATGTATAGTAAGCCAGGAAGCTGAGCTGCAATATCTAATCCAATcttgaaataaagcaaagaaacaaatgttGAGATCAGGGTAGAACTGAGAGTAGTGAACAGTGGTCAGATGAGGAGGGAAGGGTGGCCACAGGGAAAGAGGTTCTAAGTGGGACTACATTTCAGTTCACAACTTTGTTGTAGCCATGAGAAAGTGGAACTGAGTCTCAGACTTTTAGTTTGAGCTATAGTCCTTGAGGGATGCTTGAAGAAATTCTAGCTTAGCAGAACCGTATGAGTGATAGTCATGAACCTTTTCTGGAAGAAAGTATTTTCATTTGGAGACTATAAGATAAGAATAACCTTAAGATGGACTAAATCTGAACTTTCAGTTCGAGACTATTAAGTCTTTGGAAAAGAAAGTGAGGATTGGAGGGACATATTTACAGGACATGCAGGCTGTAGCTACAGAAGTCATCAGATAGTAAGATCTAGGCAAGAACTTcaaagaaagaacacacaaataGGACTTAATAAAAATAGAGTGTCAGGATGGTTGTACAGATTCAAAATACAACTGAATAGAATTTTCCTCATTGTGTGACTATGGCAATAAAATAAGATCCTTAATAAGTGTGTTAAATAAATTGTTTAGAAGCagctaattatatatataatggcAGATAGAATTATCGACCTAGACCATTTGTTGAAATAAATTGCTTAGACTATGGCACACAGAGTGGGAAGATAgatgattaaaaaagaaactaagaaagatGGAGAACAAAGTAAAAATTTGAATACACTCAGTAGTCTAGCATCTGTTAATAGAGAGAATGGAGGAGAAAGAAACCCTTAAGAAGCACTGGGCAGAGAAGTTTTTAAAGTTGTGATGAAAGTATAGAACTATAGCTTTAAGAAGCAATAGTAATCTAAATGAGATCAACAAACCCAAAGGGTGATTGTTGTAAAATTCAAGGGAAATTGATCTTTGttgaaaaagaaagataataaacAACATTAAGTCTAGAAAAGATATAATTACAGTCATATAAGAGCTTAATAATTCAACTTCACAATAGGAActttaaagtagaaaaatattggaaaattaaaaacttcAAAGTAACCCAAGAAGCACTGGTGTGACTGGATAGATCTCCATTTATTATGAAATTAAATAACTTTGTAAAAGTTATTGGGTAGGCCATCCTACTACTTACTCTTTCCAACTAATTTCAAATAGAATGGATCATTTTCAACTTGTGAAATCGAATATGAATTTTCAGAGGATAAAGGGCACATGTTTTACAGCCTGAGAACATATTAGAAGCTTGAAATAAAAACTGGACAGGGAAGAAAATCTAGAGACACCACATTGTTTCTGAACTGATCTGGGCTGAGAAACACCTACAGTTATCAGCTGACCAGGTCTGGAGCTGTGGGCATGAAGCGAAATCCTGCAGGATATTTTAATAGAAAGATGACTCTCATCAGTCGCTACA
Proteins encoded in this region:
- the Snx19 gene encoding sorting nexin-19 isoform X2; amino-acid sequence: MKAETVSPTQETTPESSCGFGNLWSSRKLMVVGVLLGWLLVIHLLVNMWLLILLCASLVVLGGWLGASAVAGASGQLHLERFITVTACPPCPEAERQLEQEINCTIQMIIRDFVLSWYRSVSQEPAFEAEMEAAMKGLVQELRRRMSRADRQALTQRVLTLCGCHLQSYIQAKEAAAREQSCSVQPSQLWDAYCQATPPHPALHSPTTEVTYARGIVNLLLKELVPKPHLETRTGRHVVVELVTCNVILPLISKLSDPDWIHLILVSIFSKYRHDAAQGTKPLGSGSVLEQPSVPTSLPLVVEVESLPTGKAPSPVHLTCSEPAPSPEVEEGHEAAEGDLSGMLEERRIGNNSSHFLQPDIRGPLFLCEDSELESPLCELGKETIMLMTPGNFLSDRIQDALCALEDSRALEPKDGEGTEGLEGSEAEEAPGTETDTGLLVSMLNCPEIQIDTADKEYETALNGENSSGLQQLAYHTVNRRYREFLNLQTRLEEKPDLRKFIKNIKGPKKLFPDLPFGNMDSDRVEARKSLLESFLKQLCAIPEIANSEEVQEFLALNTDARIAFVKKPFMVSRIDKMVVSAIVDTLKTAFPRSEPQSPTEELSEAENESKPQTEGKKASKSRLRFSSSKIAPALSIAEVQDRVLYCLQEGNAESEILSMSGMESFIEKQTKLLEMQPADVPDKDPQQVPKECVDNCLRDTAVVAQELTNSDPGAETELADTAFDLILLLLMEQWKWLCTESMQKFFRLIFGTLVQRWLEVQVANLMCPQRWVQYLRLLRESIWPGGVLPKFPRPGRTQAQKAATEKQALQSLMSILPDFLVDILGVNKCRLSWSLVLESFQQPLINRHLIYCLGDIILEFLDLSDTVEEPAPTTSASDSPGSLKRMAVST
- the Snx19 gene encoding sorting nexin-19 isoform X1 is translated as MKAETVSPTQETTPESSCGFGNLWSSRKLMVVGVLLGWLLVIHLLVNMWLLILLCASLVVLGGWLGASAVAGASGQLHLERFITVTACPPCPEAERQLEQEINCTIQMIIRDFVLSWYRSVSQEPAFEAEMEAAMKGLVQELRRRMSRADRQALTQRVLTLCGCHLQSYIQAKEAAAREQSCSVQPSQLWDAYCQATPPHPALHSPTTEVTYARGIVNLLLKELVPKPHLETRTGRHVVVELVTCNVILPLISKLSDPDWIHLILVSIFSKYRHDAAQGTKPLGSGSVLEQPSVPTSLPLVVEVESLPTGKAPSPVHLTCSEPAPSPEVEEGHEAAEGDLSGMLEERRIGNNSSHFLQPDIRGPLFLCEDSELESPLCELGKETIMLMTPGNFLSDRIQDALCALEDSRALEPKDGEGTEGLEGSEAEEAPGTETDTGLLVSMLNCPEIQIDTADKEVEQGDVTSLTTLLEEPEKPCPPRPSCLEKDLTSGVSSLDPTLPPVPLSSSPPGPLSSATFSFEPLSSPDGPVVIQNLRITGTITAREHSGTGFHPYTLYTVKYETALNGENSSGLQQLAYHTVNRRYREFLNLQTRLEEKPDLRKFIKNIKGPKKLFPDLPFGNMDSDRVEARKSLLESFLKQLCAIPEIANSEEVQEFLALNTDARIAFVKKPFMVSRIDKMVVSAIVDTLKTAFPRSEPQSPTEELSEAENESKPQTEGKKASKSRLRFSSSKIAPALSIAEVQDRVLYCLQEGNAESEILSMSGMESFIEKQTKLLEMQPADVPDKDPQQVPKECVDNCLRDTAVVAQELTNSDPGAETELADTAFDLILLLLMEQWKWLCTESMQKFFRLIFGTLVQRWLEVQVANLMCPQRWVQYLRLLRESIWPGGVLPKFPRPGRTQAQKAATEKQALQSLMSILPDFLVDILGVNKCRLSWSLVLESFQQPLINRHLIYCLGDIILEFLDLSDTVEEPAPTTSASDSPGSLKRMAVST